The Amycolatopsis nigrescens CSC17Ta-90 genomic interval GAGGCCGGTTTGGACCCGAAGGACGACTTCGCGACGCTCGTCGAGCGGCATCGCGGGGAGCTGCGGGTGCACTGCTACCGGATGCTGGGCTCGTTCGAAGAGGCGGAGGACCTGGTGCAGGAGACCTTCCTGCGTGCCTGGAAGAACCTCGGCGGCTTCGAGGGCCGCTCCACGGTGCGGGCCTGGCTGTACCGGATCGCGACGAACGCGTGCCTCGACGCGCTCGACGGCAAGGCCCGCCGGGTGCTTCCGCAGCACCTGGCGCCCCCGGCCGGTCCCGGTGTCGGGCTGCCGCCGCGGACCGACATCGCCTGGCTGCAGCCCTTCCCGGACCGGTTGTGGGAGCCGGTCGCGCCGGGCGAGGCCGAGCCGGACGCGGCGGCGGTCGCCAGGGAGACGCTCGAACTGGCGTTCCTCGCCGCGATTCAGCATCTGCCGCCCCGGCAGCGGGCCGTGCTGATCCTGCGCGATGTGCTCGGCTGGCCGGCCAGGCAGACCGCGGACCTGCTGGACGGCAGCGTGGCCTCGGTGAACAGCGCGCTGCAACGGGCCAGGGTCACCTTGAAGGAGCGGCTGCCGGAACGCCGGCTGGACTGGGCGCCGTCGGCCGAGCCCACCGAGCGGGAACGGGCGGTGCTGCGCCGGTACATGGCCGCGATGGAACGCGCCGACCTCGGCACGATCGCGGAACTGCTGGCCGAGGACGTCCGTACCAGCATGCCGCCGTGGCCGATGTGGCTCCAGGGACGCGATGCCGTGGTGGCGGCGCTGACGATGAGCTGGGACGAAGGCTCCCCCGACTACGTGGGCCGGTTCCGGATGCGGCCGATCCGGGCCAACCACCAGCCCGCGGTAGCGACCTACGTGCGGCGCCGCGCCGACCCCGTCTACCGCGCCTTCGCGCTGTCCGTGCTGCGGATCGAGGACGACCGGATCGCGGAGATCACCGCCTTCCACGACACCGCCCTGTTCCCCGCGTTCGGCCTGGCTGCGGCACTACCCAGGGCGCACCGATGAGTTTTCCGGCGGCCCGCCGTCTCAAAGGGAGCCAGCACGGAAGATTCGACGGAGGTAGATCATGGCGAAGCTGCTGTACGCGGCCAGCATGTCCTTGGACGGGTTCATCGCCGGCCCTGGCGGTGACATGTCCTGGCTGAGCGAGCATCTCGGGCCCAATCCGACGATGGACGGGTTCGTGGAGAAGATCGGCGCCATCCTGGTCGGCAACCGCAGCTTCCGCGGCGACGACCCGCACCAGGGCGACCCGGAGTCGGAGGGCAAGGCGTTCGGCGGCGGCTGGGAGGGGCCGCAGTTCGTGCTCACCCACCACATTCCGGCGACCCCGGTGCCGGATGTCACCTTCGTCGGCGACCTCGGCAGCGGGGTCGCCGCCGCCAAGGCCGCCGCGGGCGACAAGTACGTCAACATCATCGGCGCCGACGTCGCCCGGCAGTGCCTTCAGGCGGACTTGCTCGACGAGGTCCTGGTGTGCGTCACGCCCGTCCTGCTCGGCGACGGCGTCCGGCTGCTCGATCTTCCCGGCGGGACCAACGTCAAGCTGGAAAGCCTTGGCGTGACCGAAGCGCCGGGGGCGGCGAACCTCTGGCTGCGGGTGGCCGGACGGGGCTAGCGGGGATCGGCGGCGCGCAGGGCGGGCGCCACGTGCGCGAGCGCTTCGCGCAGGACGTCGGCCAGCGAGCCGCGGGGGACGACGAGCAGGTCCGAACCGGACTCGCCGGGGCGCAGCCAGTGCGCGAGCGCGACGCGGGCGGCGGCGGACACCGCGGCCGCGAGCACCTTGGCCGCGAGGTCGTTTCCGCCTTCACCGCCTTCACCGCCAATGCGAGCGGAGATCGCGGACGCGAGCGGCTGCTCGATCGAGGCGACCGTCCGCACGAACTCGGTCCGCAGCCCCGGCGCGGAGGTGATCAGCATGAGCGCATCGCCGCCCGGTTCGTCATCCCCGGTGTACTGCGCGATCACCGCCTCGACCACGGCTTCGGCGAGCGGTTCGTCCTCGGGCCTGGCGCGCAGTGCGGCGGAGATCCGCAGCGCCCGCTCCGCGGCGACCGCGGCCACGATCGCCTGTTCCCGGCTGGAGAAGTAGTTGTTGTAGGTCCGCGGCGAGACGCCCGCGGCCTCGGCGATGTCGTCCACCCGCACGTTCTCCGGACCGCGCTCCATCGCGAGGCGCAACGCCGCCGCGCTGAGAGCCTCGCGGGTGGCGACCTTCTTGCGTTCGCGCAGCCCACCGCTGTCTTTCTCGTTCATGGCGCCAGCCTACCGGCCTAGTTGCGCGTACGCATATTTGCGTGCACGCACTTTTGTGTATGCTCTGGTTTGGCACTCGCGGTATGAGAGTGCCAACTCGGGTGATCGGCGCCGGTGTGGACCTCCGGTCCGGCCGTTGCGGGCGCCGGCGCCGATCACCTTCCGCACGCGAGGAGAGGACCACAGGCAATGGCGAAGATGATCACTTTCGACGAGGAGGCCCGTCGCGGGCTCGAGCGCGGCATGAACACCCTCGCCGACGCGGTCAAGGTGACCCTCGGCCCGCGCGGCCGCAACGTCGTCCTGGAGAAGAAGTGGGGCGCGCCGACCATCACCAACGACGGCGTCTCCATCGCCAAGGAGATCGAGCTGGAGGACCCGTGGGAACGGATCGGGGCCGAGCTCGTCAAGGAGGTGGCCAAGAAGACCGACGATGTCGCCGGCGACGGCACCACCACGGCCACCGTGCTGGCACAGGCACTGGTCCGCGAAGGGCTGCGCAACGTCGCCGCCGGGGCGAACCCGATGGCGCTCAAGCGCGGGATCGAAAAGGCCGTCGAGGCCGTCTCGCAGCGACTGCTCAAGACCGCCAAGGAGGTCGAGACCAAGGAGCAGATCGCCGCCACCGCCTCGATCTCCGCCGCCGACCCGGCGATCGGCGACCTGATCGCCGAGGCGATGGACAAGGTCGGCAAGGAGGGCGTGATCACGGTCGAGGAGAGCCAGACCTTCGGCCTGGAGCTCGAGCTGACCGAAGGCATGCGGTTCGACAAGGGCTATCTGGCACCGCATTTCGTCACCGACAGCGAACGGATGGAGACCGTTTTCGACGATCCGTACCTGCTGTTCGTCTCGTCGAAGATCGCCACGATCAAGGATCTGCTGCCGGTGCTGGAAAAGGTCATGCAGGCGGCAAGGCCGCTGGTGATCGTCGCGGAGGACGTCGAAGGCGAGGCGCTGGCCACCCTGATCGTCAACAAGCTCAAGGGCACCTTCAAGTCCGTCGCGGTGAAGGCGCCCGGCTTCGGCGACCGCCGCGAGGCGATGCTCGCGGACATGGCCGTGCTCACCGGTGGGGAGGTCGTGTCCGAGAAGGTGGGCCTGAAGCTGGAGAACGCGGACCTGCCGATGCTGGGCAGTGCCCGCAAGGTCGTGGTGACCAAGGACGAGACGACCATTGTGGACGGTGGCGGTGACGCCGGGGAGATCGCCGGCCGGGTCGCCCAGATCCGCACCGAGATCGGCCGCAGCGACTCCGACTACGACCGCGAGAAACTCCAGGAGCGCCTGGCGAAACTGTCCGGTGGCGTCGCGGTGATCAAGGCAGGGGCGGCCACCGAGGTCGAGCTCAAGGAACGCAAGCACCGCATCGAAGACGCCGTCCGCAACGCCAAGGCCGCCGTCGAGGATGGCATCGTCGCCGGCGGTGGCGTGGCGCTGATCCAGGCCGGCGCCGGCCTGTTCGACGGCCTCGGCCTTGCCGGCGACGAGGCCACCGGCGCGAACATCGTCAGGGTCGCGGTGGAGGCGCCGCTCAAGCAGATCGCCGTCAACGCCGGGCTCGAAGGCGGCGTCGTCGCGGAGAAGGTCGCCGGCCTGCCGGACGGCCACGGCCTCGATGCCGCGACCGGGCAGTACACCGACCTGATCGAGGCCGGGATCATCGACCCGGCCAAGGTCACCCGGTCGGCCCTGCAGAACGCGGCCTCCATCGCCGCCCTGTTCCTCACCACCGAGGCCGTCGTCGCCGACAAGCCGGAGCGCAACCCTGCTCCGTCCGGCGACCCGGCCGGCGGCATGGGCGGCATGGGCGGCATGGATTTCTGAGCCGGCCGACGCCTTCGGTGCGACCTCGGCACCGAAGGCGTCCTCCCGCGCTGGCGAAGATCATGTCCCGCGGGCGCGCCAGCGACCGAACCCGCCTTCGGTGTCGATGAGCTGACCGGTGATCCAGGACGCCTCGTCGGTGACGAGCCAGGCGATCAGCCGTGCGGGATCATCCGGGACGCCGTAGCGACCGAACGGGAACATGGGCGCGACGGTCCGCCACATGTCGTCGGTGAGGTAGCCGGTGTCGACGGGACCGGGGTTGACGGTGTTGACCCGGATACCGCGGTCGGCGAGCTGATCGGCGATCGTGACGGTGACGCCGGCGATGGCTGCCTTCGCGGCGGCGTAGGCGACTTCGCCGGGCATCGGTCCCTTGCCTTGGCCCGAGGTCAGGAACACGATCGATCCGAGCATGCCGTCTTCGTGGCAGGCGGCGAACGCCTGTGCCAGCAGGATCGAGGCTCGGGCATCGACGGCCCAGTGCCGATCCAGTTCGGTGGCTGTCAGTTCCCCGATGGCACCGTCGGAGCCGGTGAGCGCCTGGTTGCACACCAGCGCACCCACCTGCCCGAACTCGGCGACCGCTGCCTCGACGACCTGCTCGGGCGCACCGGGTTCGGTGAGGTCGGCATGGAGATCCGCGACGCGCGCGTCACCGACGAGGTGATCGCGGACGCCGTCGAGCACGGCCGAGAGGTCGTCACCTCCCCACTCCTGCTCCCGATCGTGCGGTACGAAGTGGTGGCAGAACACGCTCGCCCCATAGGCGGCCAGCCGGCACGCTGCGGCGAAACCGATCCCGGCCCGGCGACTCACGCCGGTCACCACGACGGACTTGCCTCGTAGCGGCAGCGGATCGCGCGCCAACGCGTCCGAGACATCAGCAGGCATGCGCTCCAGTAGAACAGACCTGCGGGCCCGTTTCGCCGTGCCGGCCTGGCGAGCTGATCGGGTCAGCTGCTGGTCAGGTCGCGCAGCAGGTGGGCCACGGCGATGTCACCGGTGATCGTCACCGCGTCCAGCGGAAGGCGGTTCCAAAGCACGAGATACAGGTCGGCCGCAGTGCCTTCGTAGACGCAGTCGGCCGCGCCCGCCTCGGTGCGTTCGGCGCGGGGCTGGCCGTCGGAAAGGTGCAGAGTCCAGGTCGCCTCCGGCACGTCAGTGGCACGAAAGCGCAAGGTTTTCGGGGATTCGACGCGGAGCACGCTGGCCGCGCCCGGGTAGAAGCCGGCGAGCAGTTCGTCGATACCGTCGGCCGCGAAGGCGGGCCGCAACGAGGAAAGCTGGCCACCGCGCGCGATCTCCGCGTCCAC includes:
- a CDS encoding sigma-70 family RNA polymerase sigma factor, with product MGEFTDSHTFERKPCPLRQGKNRFSAAQEAGLDPKDDFATLVERHRGELRVHCYRMLGSFEEAEDLVQETFLRAWKNLGGFEGRSTVRAWLYRIATNACLDALDGKARRVLPQHLAPPAGPGVGLPPRTDIAWLQPFPDRLWEPVAPGEAEPDAAAVARETLELAFLAAIQHLPPRQRAVLILRDVLGWPARQTADLLDGSVASVNSALQRARVTLKERLPERRLDWAPSAEPTERERAVLRRYMAAMERADLGTIAELLAEDVRTSMPPWPMWLQGRDAVVAALTMSWDEGSPDYVGRFRMRPIRANHQPAVATYVRRRADPVYRAFALSVLRIEDDRIAEITAFHDTALFPAFGLAAALPRAHR
- a CDS encoding TetR/AcrR family transcriptional regulator — its product is MNEKDSGGLRERKKVATREALSAAALRLAMERGPENVRVDDIAEAAGVSPRTYNNYFSSREQAIVAAVAAERALRISAALRARPEDEPLAEAVVEAVIAQYTGDDEPGGDALMLITSAPGLRTEFVRTVASIEQPLASAISARIGGEGGEGGNDLAAKVLAAAVSAAARVALAHWLRPGESGSDLLVVPRGSLADVLREALAHVAPALRAADPR
- the groL gene encoding chaperonin GroEL (60 kDa chaperone family; promotes refolding of misfolded polypeptides especially under stressful conditions; forms two stacked rings of heptamers to form a barrel-shaped 14mer; ends can be capped by GroES; misfolded proteins enter the barrel where they are refolded when GroES binds), with amino-acid sequence MAKMITFDEEARRGLERGMNTLADAVKVTLGPRGRNVVLEKKWGAPTITNDGVSIAKEIELEDPWERIGAELVKEVAKKTDDVAGDGTTTATVLAQALVREGLRNVAAGANPMALKRGIEKAVEAVSQRLLKTAKEVETKEQIAATASISAADPAIGDLIAEAMDKVGKEGVITVEESQTFGLELELTEGMRFDKGYLAPHFVTDSERMETVFDDPYLLFVSSKIATIKDLLPVLEKVMQAARPLVIVAEDVEGEALATLIVNKLKGTFKSVAVKAPGFGDRREAMLADMAVLTGGEVVSEKVGLKLENADLPMLGSARKVVVTKDETTIVDGGGDAGEIAGRVAQIRTEIGRSDSDYDREKLQERLAKLSGGVAVIKAGAATEVELKERKHRIEDAVRNAKAAVEDGIVAGGGVALIQAGAGLFDGLGLAGDEATGANIVRVAVEAPLKQIAVNAGLEGGVVAEKVAGLPDGHGLDAATGQYTDLIEAGIIDPAKVTRSALQNAASIAALFLTTEAVVADKPERNPAPSGDPAGGMGGMGGMDF
- a CDS encoding SDR family oxidoreductase translates to MPADVSDALARDPLPLRGKSVVVTGVSRRAGIGFAAACRLAAYGASVFCHHFVPHDREQEWGGDDLSAVLDGVRDHLVGDARVADLHADLTEPGAPEQVVEAAVAEFGQVGALVCNQALTGSDGAIGELTATELDRHWAVDARASILLAQAFAACHEDGMLGSIVFLTSGQGKGPMPGEVAYAAAKAAIAGVTVTIADQLADRGIRVNTVNPGPVDTGYLTDDMWRTVAPMFPFGRYGVPDDPARLIAWLVTDEASWITGQLIDTEGGFGRWRARGT
- a CDS encoding dihydrofolate reductase family protein — translated: MAKLLYAASMSLDGFIAGPGGDMSWLSEHLGPNPTMDGFVEKIGAILVGNRSFRGDDPHQGDPESEGKAFGGGWEGPQFVLTHHIPATPVPDVTFVGDLGSGVAAAKAAAGDKYVNIIGADVARQCLQADLLDEVLVCVTPVLLGDGVRLLDLPGGTNVKLESLGVTEAPGAANLWLRVAGRG